A single Polynucleobacter acidiphobus DNA region contains:
- the yjgA gene encoding ribosome biogenesis factor YjgA gives MPEIDPLTADDDLPPSKSELKRQMAERQKLAEALSTLTSDALKSIPIDEDLRDAIAETSRIRSFEGIRRHKQYLGKRMRSLSDEDIAAIKRQLEVIEGPGRVETAKLHRLERLRERLLQSDEALQELISQHPTLDIQNIRTLIRNAKKEREANKPPKAYREIFQYLRELEA, from the coding sequence ATGCCTGAAATTGATCCCTTAACCGCTGACGATGATTTACCACCTAGTAAATCAGAGCTCAAACGTCAAATGGCCGAGCGCCAAAAATTAGCTGAAGCGTTAAGCACTCTTACAAGTGATGCCTTAAAGTCGATTCCAATCGATGAAGATTTGCGCGATGCGATTGCAGAAACCTCACGCATTCGCTCTTTTGAAGGGATTCGGCGCCACAAGCAATACCTGGGTAAACGGATGCGCTCATTATCGGACGAGGATATTGCAGCCATTAAGAGGCAGCTTGAAGTGATTGAAGGACCCGGTCGGGTCGAAACTGCAAAGTTACACCGCTTAGAGCGTCTGCGTGAGCGCTTATTGCAAAGTGATGAGGCACTCCAAGAGCTCATTTCCCAACATCCCACGCTCGATATTCAGAATATTCGGACCTTGATTCGTAACGCGAAGAAGGAGCGCGAGGCCAATAAACCTCCAAAAGCCTATCGCGAGATTTTTCAATACCTAAGAGAGCTTGAGGCCTAA
- a CDS encoding methyltransferase family protein: MSKTKQDRGEIYVFIQAILLIALFFGPTDLFGKPETIYYPLWLAGRALFYIGLGIALWAAIALGPNLTPMPKPKRNGELIQTGIYKLVRHPIYFGVIVLSFGWAATLQSWYTLAVAIVLLIFFDLKSRKEEEWLLEKFPSYQDYQRRTKKLIPLIY, translated from the coding sequence ATGAGTAAAACTAAACAGGATCGTGGTGAAATCTACGTATTCATCCAGGCGATCTTATTGATTGCATTATTTTTTGGACCCACCGATCTCTTTGGCAAGCCAGAAACGATCTACTATCCATTATGGCTGGCAGGTAGAGCCCTTTTTTATATAGGACTGGGTATTGCGCTCTGGGCTGCCATTGCCTTGGGACCCAATCTCACTCCAATGCCAAAACCTAAACGCAATGGTGAGCTGATCCAAACAGGGATTTATAAGCTGGTTCGGCACCCGATTTATTTTGGAGTGATTGTATTGAGCTTTGGCTGGGCAGCAACCCTACAAAGTTGGTATACCCTAGCCGTTGCAATTGTTCTGCTCATCTTTTTTGATCTGAAGTCCCGCAAAGAAGAGGAGTGGTTGCTGGAAAAATTTCCGAGCTATCAAGACTATCAACGGCGAACTAAAAAACTAATTCCGCTGATTTATTAA